Proteins encoded in a region of the Podarcis muralis chromosome 6, rPodMur119.hap1.1, whole genome shotgun sequence genome:
- the LOC114596899 gene encoding poly(U)-specific endoribonuclease-like isoform X2 codes for MVNMAQRQILNHELSKLFNELWDADVNRFVPGKDYTISLQGKAGYVPQGSNAARDSASEPLFCSVNEPRLKNTETYSTFISLLDNYETSTGMAELVTAEEIAENNRFLDAVLETDVMKLTHQYLVKKTWTKPDLKDFKSQLYAIWFHLYSRDGGKGPDSCGFEHVFVGETKRGKEILGLHNWVQFYLQEKLRHIDYKGYVARKKKNRPDEDDQVLSLQFSWKGLVKPVGSSFIGVSPEFEFALYTVIFLQANERVTRQRVRIEEYELEIVVYRHGQHIGTAYPILLSSNAEDLY; via the exons ATGGTCAACATGGCTCAAAG GCAGATTTTGAATCACGAACTCTCCAAGCTTTTCAATGAGCTCTGGGATGCTGATGTGAACCGCTTTGTGCCTGGAAAAGACTATACCATTTCCTTACAG GGGAAAGCTGGTTATGTACCGCAGGGCAGTAATGCGGCCAGAGACAGCGCTTCTGAACCGTTGTTTTGCAGCGTAAATGAGCCACGTCTGAAGAACACGGAAACTTATTCAA CCTTTATTTCCCTATTGGACAACTACGAGACATCAACTGGTATGGCAGAGCTGGTGACGGCAGAGGAAATAGCTGAAAACAACCGCTTTCTcgatgcagtgttagaaactgacgTGATGAAA CTTACCCATCAATATTTGGTAAAAAAAACCTGGACTAAACCAGATCTCAAGGATTTCAAGTCTCAGCTCTATGCAATTTGGTTTCACCTCTACTCcagggatggaggaaaagg ACCTGACTCTTGCGGATTCGAACATGTATTTGTTGGGGAAACTAAGCGAGGTAAAGAGATCCTGGGACTGCACAACTGGGTGCAGTTTTACCTTCAAGAAAAACTTAGGCACATTGACTACAAGGGCTATGTagccaggaagaaaaaaaacagg CCTGATGAGGACGACCAGGTTTTAAGCCTTCAGTTCAGCTGGAAGGGGCTCGTGAAGCCCGTGGGCAGCAGCTTCATTGGCGTCAGCCCCGAGTTCGAGTTTGCCCTTTACACTGTGATTTTTCTGCAAGCAAATGAAAGAGTGACGCGCCAGAGGGTGAGAATAGAGGAATACGAACTGGAGATTGTCGTTTACCGCCACGGGCAGCACATAGGAACAGCCTATCCCATCCTCCTCAGCAGCAACGCCGAAGATTTGTACTGA
- the LOC114596899 gene encoding poly(U)-specific endoribonuclease-like isoform X1 codes for MFWHYAAALCTGNNLSLKNHRQILNHELSKLFNELWDADVNRFVPGKDYTISLQGKAGYVPQGSNAARDSASEPLFCSVNEPRLKNTETYSTFISLLDNYETSTGMAELVTAEEIAENNRFLDAVLETDVMKLTHQYLVKKTWTKPDLKDFKSQLYAIWFHLYSRDGGKGPDSCGFEHVFVGETKRGKEILGLHNWVQFYLQEKLRHIDYKGYVARKKKNRPDEDDQVLSLQFSWKGLVKPVGSSFIGVSPEFEFALYTVIFLQANERVTRQRVRIEEYELEIVVYRHGQHIGTAYPILLSSNAEDLY; via the exons ATGTTTTGGCATTACGCTGCCGCCCTGTGCACTGGGAACAACTTAAGCTTGAAGAATCACAG GCAGATTTTGAATCACGAACTCTCCAAGCTTTTCAATGAGCTCTGGGATGCTGATGTGAACCGCTTTGTGCCTGGAAAAGACTATACCATTTCCTTACAG GGGAAAGCTGGTTATGTACCGCAGGGCAGTAATGCGGCCAGAGACAGCGCTTCTGAACCGTTGTTTTGCAGCGTAAATGAGCCACGTCTGAAGAACACGGAAACTTATTCAA CCTTTATTTCCCTATTGGACAACTACGAGACATCAACTGGTATGGCAGAGCTGGTGACGGCAGAGGAAATAGCTGAAAACAACCGCTTTCTcgatgcagtgttagaaactgacgTGATGAAA CTTACCCATCAATATTTGGTAAAAAAAACCTGGACTAAACCAGATCTCAAGGATTTCAAGTCTCAGCTCTATGCAATTTGGTTTCACCTCTACTCcagggatggaggaaaagg ACCTGACTCTTGCGGATTCGAACATGTATTTGTTGGGGAAACTAAGCGAGGTAAAGAGATCCTGGGACTGCACAACTGGGTGCAGTTTTACCTTCAAGAAAAACTTAGGCACATTGACTACAAGGGCTATGTagccaggaagaaaaaaaacagg CCTGATGAGGACGACCAGGTTTTAAGCCTTCAGTTCAGCTGGAAGGGGCTCGTGAAGCCCGTGGGCAGCAGCTTCATTGGCGTCAGCCCCGAGTTCGAGTTTGCCCTTTACACTGTGATTTTTCTGCAAGCAAATGAAAGAGTGACGCGCCAGAGGGTGAGAATAGAGGAATACGAACTGGAGATTGTCGTTTACCGCCACGGGCAGCACATAGGAACAGCCTATCCCATCCTCCTCAGCAGCAACGCCGAAGATTTGTACTGA